TACTCCCACCCATCATTCTTGCTTCTTTCTGAATCTTGAGGTGGGAATCTTACTGCCCTAAAATAGCGGGATAAATTAATCGTATCAAATGAATATCATTCCCACAAATTATAAAAAAACACTTTCTTTTTGAAACATACATACTTCTACTAAATTAAATTATTATGTTCCCCGCAGTAATAAAGCGCTTTTACCTATTATGACATCCAAAAAGAAAAGAAAGAAGCATATATGCACTTCTTCCATTCTATTATCATAATTATTTCGCTTTTTGGGAAACAATTTTTTCATAGGAAAGCAAACCATCAATCACAACTTGATTCAGTTTTGCTACTGTCGATTTATTTTGCTTTCCTTCCTTAATTGTCTGCACTGCTACAGATGTATACGTATATAATTTCTTTACATCATTCCGTTTTATTTCCGCCCCTTCCTTTTCAAGCCCTTTCCATTCTTTTTCGATGGCAGCGATTTCTGCTTGATTTCCTTTCTCCCCAATTTGGGTACTGGATACATATTTTATAAAATGACTATATAAGGACTGTAACTTACTAAGAAAAATACCAAGCTCTTTATCATTTTTCAACAACGCCTTATCTGTAATTTCCCAATTCTTTTTCAAAACAGGTATACCGTCATTCTTATATTGTTCCATTAACTTACCTGCAGCTTTTTCATCACTCATAATCCCTGCAACGAGTGCATATTTATCTCCATTTGGCTTAAGAGCAGCGATGCGACCATTCTCTTTCCACTCTTTCACAGCAGCCTGTCCTTTTTCTTCTGACGAATATAGCCCCCCTTGTACAAAAAACAATGTAATTGGCGCTAATGCTGCATTTGTATTCTCGACTTTTGAAGCACCTTCTTTCTGTTCTTCCATACTTGTTTCTTTAGGCTTTGTTTCCGCCGTATATTGTTGTGAGGTCATTGCAGTGTGTTCTTCCCTTGCGCCTTTTCCCGTTAATAAATGAAGCATTCCCATCCCTAGCGCTGTCCCCATGATAATTGCAGTCGCGATCGTAAAGACCAGAACATTGCTCCATTTTTCCCGAAATGTCTTGATCTTCGAAGACTTTACTTGTTGAAAAGGGACTACATTTTGCGGCGTTTGACTTTCCACTACCTTCCAATC
The window above is part of the Bacillus cytotoxicus NVH 391-98 genome. Proteins encoded here:
- a CDS encoding stage II sporulation protein B, yielding MDKQSRKISIKVNGTEAKYEEKQKGVDEFDWKVVESQTPQNVVPFQQVKSSKIKTFREKWSNVLVFTIATAIIMGTALGMGMLHLLTGKGAREEHTAMTSQQYTAETKPKETSMEEQKEGASKVENTNAALAPITLFFVQGGLYSSEEKGQAAVKEWKENGRIAALKPNGDKYALVAGIMSDEKAAGKLMEQYKNDGIPVLKKNWEITDKALLKNDKELGIFLSKLQSLYSHFIKYVSSTQIGEKGNQAEIAAIEKEWKGLEKEGAEIKRNDVKKLYTYTSVAVQTIKEGKQNKSTVAKLNQVVIDGLLSYEKIVSQKAK